One Micromonospora sp. WMMD1120 genomic region harbors:
- the dapB gene encoding 4-hydroxy-tetrahydrodipicolinate reductase, with protein MTDEQEKTAAGPVRVGVFGARGRMGIEVCKAVESADDLVLTASIDQGDDRSGVAADVVVDFTTPSVVMDNLEWCIDQGISAVVGTTGFTEQRLEQVRAWLARRPEVGVVIAPNFGIGAVLMMQFAARAARHFESVEIIEQHHPRKLDAPSGTATHTARQIARARAEAGLGPVPDATTDEVPGARGADIDGVRVHAVRATGLVAHQEVLFGGTGETLTIRHDSYDRVSFMPGVLLAVRAVGDRPGLTVGLDALLD; from the coding sequence GTGACTGACGAGCAGGAGAAGACCGCGGCCGGGCCGGTGCGGGTCGGCGTTTTCGGCGCGCGCGGCCGGATGGGCATCGAGGTCTGCAAGGCGGTGGAGTCGGCCGACGACCTCGTTCTGACGGCGTCGATCGACCAGGGCGACGACCGTTCCGGTGTCGCCGCCGACGTGGTCGTCGACTTCACCACGCCGAGCGTCGTCATGGACAACCTCGAGTGGTGCATCGACCAGGGCATCAGCGCTGTGGTCGGCACGACCGGCTTCACCGAGCAGCGGCTGGAGCAGGTGCGCGCCTGGCTGGCCCGCCGTCCCGAGGTGGGTGTGGTGATCGCCCCGAACTTCGGCATCGGCGCGGTGCTGATGATGCAGTTCGCCGCGCGCGCCGCCCGACACTTCGAGTCCGTCGAGATCATCGAGCAGCACCACCCGCGCAAACTGGACGCTCCGAGCGGCACCGCCACGCACACCGCCCGGCAGATCGCCCGGGCCCGCGCCGAGGCCGGCCTCGGCCCGGTGCCGGACGCCACCACCGACGAGGTGCCGGGCGCGCGCGGCGCCGACATCGACGGGGTACGTGTGCACGCGGTGCGCGCCACCGGCCTCGTCGCGCACCAGGAGGTGCTCTTCGGCGGCACCGGCGAGACGCTGACCATCCGGCACGACTCGTACGACCGGGTGTCGTTCATGCCGGGTGTCCTGCTGGCCGTCCGGGCGGTGGGTGACCGTCCCGGCCTCACCGTCGGTCTGGACGCCCTGCTCGACTGA
- a CDS encoding glycogen debranching N-terminal domain-containing protein, producing the protein MTERLLQPLLHELAGAVLAPTSALGDATGQIRPTGVQGVFHADARVLSRAELRVDERELEGLTRGDDGPHGARFVSLARWLGDPTPDPTVRVDRLRRVTRDGLTEELRIVSTATVGVRATVTIDLGCDLAPIETVKSGGTAAALEAKTGHPGALTWSANGITVTVTAPGADLHATGERATTPRLAWPVDLPPGGETVLSWQLTVEDPRAVVVGPAGEPEWSRPEVTADDRRLVRLLHRSLDDLRGLRLAETGAPADVFLAAGVPWFLTLFGRDSLWAARMMLPLGTDLAAGTLRVLARRQGTRVDPATGEAPGKILHELRRHEFAVPGNGLRLPPAYYGTVDATMLWVNLLHDAWRWGLPAEQIEPLLPHLEAALGWLGEHADPDGDGLVEYVDTTGHGLSNQGWKDSGDAVRFHDGTLASAPIVLAEVQGYAHEAAVNGAALLDAFGRPGGDRWREHAAGLVRRFRDSFWVDGRYGPQPALALDRDKRPVDSLTSNIGHLLGTGLLDGDEEAQVARLLTTDALAGGFGLRTMATDDAGFSPLSYHCGSIWTHDTAIVLGGLARAGHREAALGLAEGLLGAAEAFDYRMPELYGGDDRALLTRPVPYPAACRPQAWAAAGAVLLLQAAAGLYPDVPNGTVQLTPLAGPELGALHVANLRVAGAPVTVTVDRTGNATVTNLPTSLTQLPTLPTPRRPTPARSSLG; encoded by the coding sequence GTGACCGAACGCCTGCTGCAACCCCTCCTGCACGAGTTGGCCGGGGCGGTCCTCGCCCCGACCAGCGCGCTGGGGGACGCGACCGGGCAGATCCGCCCGACCGGCGTCCAGGGCGTCTTCCACGCCGACGCCCGGGTGCTCTCCCGCGCCGAGCTGCGCGTCGACGAGCGGGAACTCGAAGGACTGACCCGTGGCGACGACGGCCCGCACGGCGCACGGTTCGTGAGCCTGGCCCGCTGGCTCGGCGACCCCACGCCGGACCCGACAGTCCGCGTCGACCGACTCCGCCGGGTCACCCGCGACGGCCTCACCGAGGAACTGCGGATCGTCTCCACCGCCACCGTCGGCGTACGGGCCACCGTCACCATCGACCTCGGCTGCGACCTCGCCCCCATCGAGACGGTCAAGTCCGGAGGAACCGCCGCCGCGCTAGAGGCCAAGACCGGCCATCCCGGCGCGCTCACCTGGTCGGCGAACGGGATCACCGTCACCGTCACCGCGCCCGGCGCGGACCTGCACGCCACCGGCGAGCGCGCCACGACGCCCCGACTGGCCTGGCCTGTCGACCTGCCTCCCGGCGGCGAGACCGTGCTGAGCTGGCAACTGACCGTCGAGGACCCGCGCGCCGTCGTCGTGGGCCCGGCCGGCGAGCCGGAGTGGTCCCGGCCCGAGGTGACCGCCGACGACCGGCGACTGGTCCGCCTGCTGCACCGCAGCCTCGACGACCTGCGCGGCCTACGACTGGCCGAGACCGGCGCCCCCGCCGACGTGTTCCTCGCCGCCGGGGTGCCCTGGTTCCTCACCCTGTTCGGCCGGGACAGCCTCTGGGCCGCCCGGATGATGCTGCCGCTCGGCACCGACCTGGCCGCCGGCACCCTGCGCGTGCTCGCCCGCCGGCAGGGAACCCGGGTCGACCCGGCGACCGGCGAGGCCCCCGGCAAGATCCTGCACGAGCTGCGCCGGCACGAGTTCGCGGTGCCCGGCAATGGTCTGCGCCTCCCGCCCGCCTACTACGGCACCGTCGACGCGACGATGCTCTGGGTCAACCTGCTGCACGACGCCTGGCGCTGGGGCCTGCCCGCCGAGCAGATCGAGCCGCTGCTGCCGCACCTGGAAGCGGCGCTGGGCTGGCTCGGCGAGCACGCCGACCCGGACGGCGACGGCCTTGTCGAGTACGTCGACACCACCGGCCACGGGCTGTCCAACCAGGGCTGGAAGGACTCCGGTGACGCCGTCCGCTTCCACGACGGCACCCTGGCCAGCGCGCCGATCGTGCTGGCCGAGGTGCAGGGGTACGCGCACGAGGCCGCGGTGAACGGCGCCGCCCTGCTGGACGCCTTCGGCCGGCCGGGCGGGGACCGCTGGCGCGAGCACGCCGCCGGGTTGGTCCGCCGGTTCCGGGACAGCTTCTGGGTGGACGGCCGGTACGGTCCGCAACCCGCCCTCGCCCTCGACCGGGACAAGCGTCCCGTCGACTCGCTGACCAGCAACATCGGCCACCTGCTCGGCACCGGCCTGCTCGACGGCGACGAGGAGGCCCAGGTCGCCAGACTGCTCACCACCGACGCCCTCGCCGGCGGTTTCGGGCTGCGGACCATGGCCACCGACGACGCCGGCTTCAGCCCGCTGTCGTACCACTGCGGTTCGATCTGGACCCACGACACCGCGATCGTGCTCGGTGGGCTGGCCCGCGCCGGGCACCGGGAGGCCGCGCTCGGCCTGGCCGAGGGGCTGCTCGGCGCCGCCGAGGCGTTCGACTACCGGATGCCCGAGCTGTACGGCGGCGACGACCGCGCGCTGCTGACCCGCCCGGTGCCGTACCCGGCTGCCTGCCGTCCACAGGCGTGGGCCGCGGCGGGCGCGGTGCTGCTGCTCCAGGCGGCGGCCGGCCTCTATCCGGACGTGCCGAACGGGACTGTCCAGCTGACGCCCCTGGCCGGTCCCGAACTCGGCGCGCTGCACGTGGCCAACCTCCGCGTGGCCGGCGCCCCGGTGACGGTGACCGTCGACCGCACCGGCAACGCCACAGTCACCAATCTCCCCACCTCGCTGACGCAACTCCCCACCCTCCCCACCCCACGCCGCCCCACCCCAGCCCGCTCTTCCCTCGGTTGA
- a CDS encoding LacI family DNA-binding transcriptional regulator, producing the protein MAEKVTIATVARHARVSRQTVSNVLNSPHIVRQETRERVEQAIAALGYRANQAARQMRTGRSRLIAARIEPTRDGINGSVLDRFLHGLTETADAAGYRVLLYTATDHDREIATYDDLLGTYELDAFVLVGTTHDDPRTAWLTERGVPFVTFGRPWDALDAHPWVDVDGAAGTALATRHLLDAGHRRIAFLGWPVGSGVGDDRRAGWHDTLRAAGVDPTGLHRETEDGIAEGERLMRDLVAAGPTAVVCASDSLALGALQAVRGVHPQVSVIGFDDTPVAAAVGLTSVSQPLGEAAARCVDLLTGVLDDDQTSAPVLLQPSLALRHTA; encoded by the coding sequence GTGGCCGAAAAGGTGACCATAGCGACGGTGGCCCGGCACGCCCGAGTGAGCCGCCAAACAGTCTCCAACGTGCTCAACAGCCCGCACATCGTGCGGCAGGAGACCCGTGAGCGGGTCGAGCAGGCCATCGCCGCGCTCGGCTACCGGGCCAACCAGGCCGCCCGACAGATGCGCACCGGACGATCCCGACTCATCGCCGCCCGCATCGAGCCGACCCGCGACGGCATCAACGGCTCGGTGCTCGACCGCTTCCTGCACGGCCTCACCGAGACCGCCGACGCCGCCGGCTACCGGGTGCTGCTCTACACCGCCACCGACCACGACCGGGAGATCGCCACCTACGACGACCTGCTCGGCACGTACGAGCTGGACGCGTTCGTGCTGGTCGGCACCACCCACGACGACCCGCGCACCGCCTGGCTCACCGAGCGCGGGGTGCCGTTCGTGACGTTCGGCCGCCCGTGGGACGCCCTCGACGCGCATCCGTGGGTCGACGTCGACGGTGCCGCCGGCACCGCCCTGGCCACCCGACACCTGCTGGACGCCGGCCACCGACGGATCGCGTTCCTCGGCTGGCCGGTCGGCTCCGGCGTCGGCGACGACCGGCGTGCCGGCTGGCACGACACGCTGCGCGCGGCCGGCGTCGATCCGACCGGGCTGCACCGGGAGACCGAGGACGGCATCGCCGAGGGCGAACGGCTGATGCGTGACCTGGTCGCCGCGGGGCCGACAGCGGTGGTCTGCGCCAGCGACTCCCTCGCCCTCGGCGCGCTCCAGGCGGTCCGCGGCGTCCACCCGCAGGTGTCGGTGATCGGGTTCGACGACACACCGGTGGCCGCCGCGGTCGGGCTGACCAGCGTCAGCCAACCGCTCGGCGAGGCCGCCGCCCGCTGCGTGGACCTGCTCACCGGCGTCCTCGACGACGACCAGACTTCCGCCCCCGTGCTGCTCCAGCCCTCGCTGGCGCTGCGGCACACCGCGTAA
- a CDS encoding extracellular solute-binding protein, which produces MAPRTITRAAVAGLAAVALLGSAACGSGFDDSSGDTTQSSGPASLQILIGSSGDAETKAVQEAAAKWASGSGNTATVTPAQDLTQQLGQSLAGGTPPDVFYVDAAQFADYASVGALEPYGDKISNSGDFYESLRTTFTYDGKLYCAPKDFSTLALQINTDLWAKAGLTDADVPTTWEQLTAVAQKIKAKGQVPLALGDTRDRIGAFMVQNGGWLTSKDGKQPTADTPENLAALQYVKTMLSTGLAKYPKQLDAGWSGEAFGKGKAVMTIEGNWIKGALQNDFPNVKYKVVALPAGPKGQGTLSFTQCWGVAAKSRYKDQAIKFVEAMTSGEQQMTFAKAFGVMPSRQSAGAQYTSAFPADKPFIDGAAYAQGPVNAPKMDSVLKDLDTGLQGLANGDPKTILQNFDKNAKAALGAS; this is translated from the coding sequence ATGGCACCTCGAACAATCACCCGCGCCGCGGTCGCCGGCCTCGCGGCCGTCGCGCTGCTCGGCTCCGCGGCCTGTGGCAGCGGCTTCGACGACTCCTCCGGCGACACCACCCAGTCCAGTGGCCCGGCCAGCCTGCAGATCCTCATCGGCTCGTCCGGCGACGCGGAGACCAAGGCGGTGCAGGAGGCCGCGGCGAAGTGGGCCAGCGGCTCCGGCAACACCGCGACGGTCACGCCCGCCCAGGACCTCACGCAGCAGCTCGGTCAGTCGCTGGCCGGCGGCACCCCGCCGGATGTCTTCTACGTGGACGCGGCCCAGTTCGCCGACTACGCCAGCGTCGGCGCGCTGGAGCCGTACGGCGACAAGATCAGCAACTCGGGCGACTTCTACGAGAGCCTGCGCACCACCTTCACCTACGACGGCAAGCTCTACTGCGCGCCCAAGGACTTCTCCACCCTGGCCCTTCAGATCAACACGGACCTGTGGGCCAAGGCCGGGCTGACCGACGCCGACGTGCCGACCACCTGGGAGCAGCTCACCGCCGTCGCCCAGAAGATCAAGGCGAAGGGGCAGGTCCCGCTCGCCCTCGGCGACACCCGGGACCGGATCGGCGCGTTCATGGTGCAGAACGGCGGCTGGCTGACCAGCAAGGACGGCAAGCAGCCCACCGCCGACACCCCGGAGAACCTGGCCGCTCTCCAGTACGTCAAGACCATGCTCAGCACCGGCCTGGCCAAGTACCCGAAGCAGCTCGACGCCGGCTGGTCCGGTGAGGCGTTCGGCAAGGGCAAGGCGGTGATGACCATCGAGGGCAACTGGATCAAGGGTGCCCTGCAGAACGACTTCCCGAACGTGAAGTACAAGGTCGTGGCGCTGCCGGCCGGTCCGAAGGGGCAGGGCACGCTCTCCTTCACCCAGTGCTGGGGTGTTGCCGCGAAGAGCAGGTACAAGGACCAGGCGATCAAGTTCGTCGAGGCGATGACCAGCGGCGAGCAGCAGATGACGTTCGCCAAGGCGTTCGGCGTCATGCCGTCGCGGCAGTCCGCGGGCGCGCAGTACACCAGCGCCTTCCCGGCCGACAAGCCGTTCATCGACGGCGCCGCGTACGCCCAGGGCCCGGTGAACGCTCCGAAGATGGACAGCGTCCTCAAGGACCTGGACACCGGCCTGCAGGGTCTGGCCAACGGTGACCCGAAGACCATCCTGCAGAACTTCGACAAGAACGCCAAGGCGGCGCTCGGCGCCAGCTGA
- a CDS encoding sugar ABC transporter permease: MATETLTAVATTPGAGPRRRRGGIRSNETVAGWLFVAPVIVILGLFLLLPILMALWVSLTDWNGQGSPFTGRVPFVGADNYTRLFTEDGLARRDFMTSIRNNIYYVAIVVPAQTVLALGLALVVNNRMLKGKSFFRSAFYFPSVTSSVAISVVFLFLFANSGAVNALLGVLGIDGPEWFADSRGVLHLLFGAVGVDSPPAALTDGGPFGLTWWEWLAGPSVAMISIITLVVWTTSGTFMLMFLAGLQNVPVALDEASTLDGASRWQRFRHVTLPLLRPTTFLVLTLGMIGSWQVFDQVYVMSQGDPAKTTLTPAYLSYRTAFRDFDYGAGAAISFVLFLIIIVLTLVQRRALAERDTDRPRRGWRRRRVPEGS, translated from the coding sequence ATGGCGACCGAGACACTGACCGCCGTGGCGACCACGCCCGGGGCGGGCCCCCGCCGACGTCGTGGCGGCATCCGGAGCAACGAGACAGTCGCGGGCTGGCTCTTCGTCGCGCCGGTGATCGTCATCCTGGGGCTGTTCCTGCTGTTGCCGATCCTGATGGCGCTCTGGGTGAGCCTGACCGACTGGAACGGCCAGGGCAGCCCCTTCACCGGCCGGGTCCCGTTCGTCGGAGCAGACAACTACACCAGGCTGTTCACCGAGGACGGGCTGGCCCGCCGCGACTTCATGACCAGCATCCGCAACAACATCTACTACGTGGCGATAGTGGTGCCGGCGCAGACGGTGCTCGCGCTGGGGCTGGCCCTGGTCGTCAACAACCGGATGCTCAAGGGCAAGAGCTTCTTCCGCAGCGCGTTCTACTTCCCCTCGGTGACCAGCTCGGTCGCGATCAGCGTGGTGTTCCTGTTCCTCTTCGCCAACTCCGGCGCGGTGAACGCGCTGCTCGGCGTCCTCGGCATCGACGGACCGGAGTGGTTCGCCGACTCCCGGGGCGTGCTGCACCTGCTGTTCGGCGCGGTCGGCGTCGACTCGCCCCCGGCGGCGCTGACCGACGGTGGCCCGTTCGGGCTGACCTGGTGGGAGTGGTTGGCCGGCCCCAGCGTGGCGATGATCTCGATCATCACCCTGGTCGTCTGGACCACCTCCGGCACGTTCATGCTGATGTTCCTGGCCGGTCTGCAGAACGTGCCGGTCGCGTTGGACGAGGCCAGCACCCTCGACGGCGCGTCCCGGTGGCAGCGCTTCCGGCACGTCACGCTGCCGCTGCTGCGACCCACCACCTTCCTGGTGCTCACCCTCGGCATGATCGGCTCCTGGCAGGTCTTCGACCAGGTGTACGTGATGAGCCAGGGCGACCCGGCCAAGACCACGCTCACCCCCGCCTACCTGTCGTACCGGACCGCCTTCCGGGACTTCGACTACGGCGCCGGCGCGGCGATCTCGTTCGTCCTGTTCCTGATCATCATCGTGCTCACGCTGGTCCAGCGCCGGGCGCTGGCCGAGCGGGACACCGACCGGCCGCGCCGCGGCTGGCGGCGTCGGCGCGTACCGGAGGGGTCCTGA
- a CDS encoding carbohydrate ABC transporter permease has product MAVLTDRPAGPARPDHRAARTLVTRFLGYATLVFFGLVFLYPFVIQIGNAFKTEPDAAANPLSPFPDPLTVAGFERVFAGTNFPLWLGNSLLVTVLVTVGRVFFDSLAGYALARLRFRGRSGLFAAVIAVMAVPGVVLLIPKFLVLNQLGLYNSYAGLVVPLLADAAGVFIMKQFFESIPVSVEEAARIDGASIFRTFWSVVLPMAKPALITLTILSFQGSWNEFPHSLVSVQDPDLFTLPRGLADLVSGSLGKGTQYPLKLGAALLATIPVAIIFVVFQRYFVRDANDGADKG; this is encoded by the coding sequence ATGGCAGTGCTCACCGACCGCCCGGCGGGGCCCGCGCGGCCCGACCACCGCGCGGCCCGCACCCTGGTCACCCGCTTCCTGGGGTACGCGACGCTGGTCTTCTTCGGACTGGTGTTCCTCTACCCGTTCGTCATCCAGATCGGCAACGCGTTCAAGACCGAGCCGGACGCGGCGGCGAACCCGCTGTCGCCGTTCCCGGACCCGCTCACGGTCGCCGGCTTCGAGCGCGTCTTCGCCGGCACCAACTTCCCCCTCTGGCTGGGCAACTCGCTGCTGGTGACGGTGCTGGTCACCGTCGGCCGGGTGTTCTTCGACTCGCTCGCCGGGTACGCGCTGGCCCGGCTGCGGTTCCGGGGCCGATCCGGGCTGTTCGCCGCCGTCATCGCGGTGATGGCGGTGCCCGGGGTGGTGCTGCTGATCCCGAAGTTCCTGGTGCTCAACCAGCTCGGCCTCTACAACAGCTACGCCGGTCTGGTGGTGCCGTTGCTGGCCGACGCGGCGGGCGTGTTCATCATGAAGCAGTTCTTCGAGTCGATCCCGGTCAGCGTCGAGGAGGCCGCCCGGATCGACGGGGCGAGCATCTTCCGCACCTTCTGGTCGGTGGTGCTGCCGATGGCGAAACCGGCGCTGATCACCCTGACCATCCTGTCGTTCCAGGGCTCCTGGAACGAGTTCCCGCACAGTCTCGTGTCGGTGCAGGACCCGGATCTGTTCACCCTGCCGCGCGGCCTGGCCGACCTGGTCAGCGGCTCACTCGGCAAGGGCACCCAGTACCCGCTGAAGCTGGGCGCCGCGCTGCTGGCCACCATCCCGGTGGCGATCATCTTCGTGGTGTTCCAGCGGTACTTCGTCCGGGACGCCAACGACGGCGCCGACAAGGGCTGA
- a CDS encoding GNAT family N-acetyltransferase: MALGYVRPARPEDAGEIARIQLATWRVAYRRILPRHVLDNLDEAFLARRWSAAVLEPPSGAHRVLVAVEQAEQSYLVGFAASGPADAEALAPGEPADALGPDVAAVTDLLVEPRWGRRGHGSRLLAASVDLWREDGMGRAVAWAFDGDEATRAFLTSTGWEPDGAARALDVDDMLVPQVRLHVAVPAEKVPTE; encoded by the coding sequence ATGGCTCTCGGGTACGTCCGCCCGGCGCGTCCCGAGGACGCCGGCGAGATCGCACGCATCCAGCTCGCGACCTGGCGGGTCGCGTACCGCCGGATCCTGCCTCGGCATGTGCTCGACAACCTGGACGAGGCGTTCCTCGCCCGGCGGTGGAGCGCCGCCGTGCTGGAGCCGCCCTCGGGCGCGCACCGGGTGCTGGTCGCCGTCGAACAGGCCGAGCAATCGTATCTGGTGGGGTTCGCCGCCTCCGGTCCGGCCGACGCCGAGGCGTTGGCCCCGGGTGAGCCGGCCGACGCGCTCGGGCCGGACGTGGCGGCGGTGACCGACCTGCTGGTCGAGCCGCGCTGGGGCCGGCGCGGACACGGCAGTCGGCTGCTCGCCGCGAGCGTCGACCTGTGGCGGGAGGACGGGATGGGTCGGGCGGTGGCGTGGGCGTTCGACGGTGACGAGGCGACCCGTGCGTTCCTCACCAGCACCGGCTGGGAGCCCGACGGCGCGGCCCGCGCGCTGGACGTCGACGACATGCTGGTGCCCCAGGTGCGCCTGCACGTGGCCGTCCCGGCCGAGAAGGTTCCGACCGAGTGA
- a CDS encoding glycosyltransferase 87 family protein — protein sequence MVQGANRTIAQVVGVVALAAAVAAFLAVAAVRHGFFDLKVYYGALTWWVHNGGEIYDYLKPNTQYGFTYPPFAALVMLPMAFLPWTAAIVVSVLASVVTTTVVLWWLVDPIARRAGWTRWFALAVALCLAAAFEPMRETVNFGQVNTLLLFLVAVDLLRLLPAGSRWTGAAIGLATAIKLTPGIFVVYLLVTGRWRAALTASGTAAGVSLLAGALFPDASREFWTEALWNTGRVGELAFVSNQSLRGVVARLDPQHPSTLLWLLLVLGTLALWAWRSRAAVAAGDEATGLALTGAVMCLVSPVTWVHHLVWLLPALILLVDNAMAAPAGRRRWVLLVAATIGYALLISRTVWYWEKDFTGVDGFLGSNAYVWISLALLAFLPIRRWLTPGGSTVEASGVPQLDQPDRRVPTGQRHLVGRPLTVR from the coding sequence GTGGTGCAGGGTGCCAACAGGACGATCGCGCAGGTCGTCGGGGTGGTGGCGCTCGCCGCCGCGGTCGCCGCGTTCCTCGCCGTCGCCGCCGTCCGGCACGGCTTCTTCGACCTGAAGGTCTACTACGGCGCGTTGACGTGGTGGGTGCACAACGGCGGCGAGATCTACGACTACCTCAAGCCGAACACCCAGTACGGCTTCACCTACCCGCCGTTCGCCGCGCTGGTCATGCTGCCGATGGCGTTCCTGCCCTGGACGGCGGCGATCGTGGTGAGCGTGCTCGCCAGCGTGGTCACCACCACAGTGGTGCTGTGGTGGCTGGTCGACCCGATCGCCCGGCGTGCCGGCTGGACCCGCTGGTTCGCCCTCGCCGTGGCGCTCTGCCTCGCCGCCGCGTTCGAGCCGATGCGCGAGACCGTCAACTTCGGCCAGGTCAACACGCTGCTGCTGTTCCTGGTGGCGGTGGACCTGCTGCGGCTGCTGCCGGCGGGTAGCCGGTGGACCGGGGCGGCCATCGGGCTCGCCACCGCCATCAAACTGACCCCGGGCATCTTCGTCGTCTACCTGCTGGTGACCGGGCGGTGGCGGGCCGCGCTCACCGCCAGCGGCACCGCCGCCGGGGTGTCGCTGCTGGCCGGCGCGCTCTTCCCGGACGCGTCCCGGGAGTTCTGGACCGAGGCGCTGTGGAACACCGGACGCGTCGGTGAGCTGGCCTTCGTCTCCAACCAGTCACTGCGCGGCGTGGTCGCCCGGCTCGACCCGCAGCACCCGAGCACCCTGCTGTGGTTGCTGCTGGTGCTCGGCACCCTGGCGCTCTGGGCCTGGCGGTCGCGGGCCGCCGTCGCCGCCGGCGACGAGGCGACCGGCCTGGCGCTCACCGGCGCGGTGATGTGCCTGGTCAGCCCGGTCACCTGGGTGCACCACCTGGTCTGGCTGCTGCCCGCGCTGATCCTGCTGGTGGACAACGCGATGGCCGCGCCGGCCGGCCGCCGCCGGTGGGTCCTGCTGGTCGCCGCGACCATCGGGTACGCGCTGCTGATCAGCCGGACCGTCTGGTACTGGGAGAAGGACTTCACCGGTGTCGACGGTTTCCTGGGCAGCAACGCGTACGTGTGGATCAGCCTGGCGCTGCTGGCCTTCCTGCCGATCCGCCGGTGGCTGACGCCGGGCGGGTCAACCGTCGAGGCGTCCGGCGTACCGCAGCTCGACCAGCCCGACCGGCGGGTGCCCACCGGCCAGCGGCACCTGGTAGGTCGACCGCTCACCGTCCGCTGA
- a CDS encoding GNAT family N-acetyltransferase, protein MLTIRPEEPDDAEAVARVHVHGWQAGYAGFMPDEVLRRLNVLAWAQRRRDVGTADPEHPFTTLLGEADGSVVGFTTFGPYRRNQDRDDLDPTVGEVVALYVEPARWGDGTAVALLAAAHAGLSERGWTGYRAWVLADNRRARRFCERVGLSADGERSTYQVPLAGGHPPVGLVELRYAGRLDG, encoded by the coding sequence ATGCTGACCATCCGCCCTGAGGAGCCGGACGACGCCGAGGCGGTCGCCCGGGTGCACGTGCACGGTTGGCAGGCGGGCTACGCCGGCTTCATGCCGGACGAGGTGCTGCGGCGGCTGAACGTGCTGGCCTGGGCGCAGCGCCGCCGGGATGTCGGCACCGCGGATCCGGAGCACCCGTTCACCACACTGCTCGGTGAGGCGGACGGGTCGGTCGTCGGCTTCACCACCTTCGGGCCGTACCGCCGCAACCAGGACCGGGACGACCTGGACCCGACGGTGGGCGAGGTGGTGGCGCTCTACGTGGAGCCGGCCCGCTGGGGCGACGGAACCGCCGTCGCGCTGCTGGCCGCCGCCCACGCCGGGCTCAGCGAGCGGGGCTGGACCGGATACCGGGCGTGGGTGCTGGCGGACAACCGGCGGGCCCGCCGGTTCTGCGAGCGCGTCGGGCTGTCAGCGGACGGTGAGCGGTCGACCTACCAGGTGCCGCTGGCCGGTGGGCACCCGCCGGTCGGGCTGGTCGAGCTGCGGTACGCCGGACGCCTCGACGGTTGA